In Spirosoma pollinicola, the genomic window ACCCGGATGTAGCGGAATTGCTGCGGGCCAAGACCAACAAAATGAAAGCGTTACCTATGGAAGTAACGCTTGTCATGAGCAACCTGCCCTCCGGCTATCACCGCGATATGCAGTTGCTGAAAGAAATCCTGATGCCCGCCTTCGACGAAATTCTGGATTGCCTGGAAATCGCCGATTTCATGCTGGAACACCTTCAGGTAAAGCCCAATTTGCTGGACGACCCCAAATATGATTTACTCTTCAGCGTCGAACGCGTGAATGAGCTAGTGTTACAGGGCGTTCCCTTCCGCGAAGCCTACCGAACCGTTGGTAAAGAGATTGCCGAACATACCTATAACCCACCCCGCGAACTGCATCATACACACGAAGGCAGCATTGGCAATTTGGGAAATGATTTAATCGAAAACGCCATGAACAAGGCCATGACGGGCTTTGGCGCTGAAAAAGCCCAAACAGCCATTCGGCAGTTGTTAAAGGAGCGTATTGACTGAACTGAACTGAACTTTAAACGCCATATCTTGAAGATATGGCGTTTAAAGTTCAGTTCAGTTCAGTCAATACGCTCCTGCCAAACCAATGGACGCTCAACTCTCACTCTATGAATACGTTACCAGAAGAAACCAGAAATGATTTACGGCGAATTGGCGGAGAATTATCCCGCTTATCATTCGATGTTTTAACCGTTGTTGGCATTGGTGATCAGGACGACCTGAACCACAAGCGATTAACTGAAGTCATGGATCACATAGATCAGGCCCTATCCGGTCTGGCAGAAATTATCACCGGGGGTGAGGACGATGATGAAGAACTAGAGTAGGTTATTGGTGGAGTAAGTGAAGTAGCCAATTGACTATTTAACTACTTCACTTACTCCACCAATCACTTACTTCACCTACCTCACCATTTTACTCAACCCGATAGGCGACTAATGAATTTTTGTAAAACGTTGGAACGATCAACAGTTTTTTGCGGGCAACATAGTCAAGGTCAGCCGCGTTGATTTTCTGCTCACGGGTGTCGAGTAGCTGCTCTTTGGAGCCATCGGCGTTGACATGGAACACCTGACCATTCCAGTCCGACACAAAATAATTTCCTTTTCCCTCTGCCGCGATACCATCAGTAGCCGCCATTCCATCGGCGAGAGTTGTCATCGTTTTCGTCGCTAAGTCCACCGAGCGCAACGCACCGATTTTGGTGCTGCCAACCATGAGTTTATCTTTACCGACGGCTAGCACGCCGTTTGGTTTGTTGAGCTGTTCACCCTCCATCCAGACTTCCCATTTGTCGTCTTTCAGGCGGTAGATTTTATCATTCTGGTTATCAGACACATACACCGTCCCGTCTTTTGCTACGGTCACATCGTTCAGAAACCCTCCCTTTCCAACGGCATCCCACGTTTTTTCGGCCTGTCCATTTTCAGTATTGATGCACACCAGGCGGTATACATCTGTTACATACAGCCGATTTTTGTAGAGGCCCATACCTTTTGGTGCATTTAATCCAGATGTCCACCGCAAATTTTCGATTTTACCATCCAGCGTAACTTTAGAAATAAACCCACTGCCATCGAGTTCGCCAGCTTTGCCATCAATATTAGCTACATACAATGTATTACTACCGTCATAGAGCACTGACTCAGGGGTTCGAAGCGTCGTGTCGGTTTCCCATACTTTCACCAGCTTCATTGGTTTCGGGCGGGCGGATGGCGTTAGGGCCAACAGACTGACACTGCCGACAGCCAGGGATAAAAAAAAGGCAAAGTGTTTCATATTTTGATTGATTATCAGGTGATTAAAAAGTTTTGAAAAAAAATAGTTGCATCATGCCGTGTTAAGTATTGGCTCTTGTTGTCTATGCAAAAGGAAAAATATAATTTTTCTAACCAGTTGGTAACTGGCCATCTTTCCTTTAAAAACAATAGAATAACTGGGGTGTTTAAAAAACTCGCACGTTAACAACAACAGGTTATGAAAACTCCACAATTACGCTCTACAGAGGGGCCAACACCGACCGACCAACTTAAAGCAAGTATCCGGGATATGATCCGGCTGCAACGTGATTACCAGATTTCGGATGAATTATTCTGGGAGATTTTTAACACCCGTGTGCTGCTCAACGAGCAGATAGATATAGACGAATTTATATGCGATTTTCATCGGTTGCCTGCCTACGCCTGATTGCTCATTCAGGGAATGAAGAGTGTAGAGTGAACAATGAAGAATAAAAGACTGATTGCCTGTATTTTATTCTTCATTATTCACTCTACACTCTTCATTATCTAAAGTTTAGCTCAATCGAACGGCAAATAAAGCTTTCGACTTGGCGTACACGTACCCGACAACAACCAGTGTAACTACGCCCCCCAGCATAACAGAAGGAACCGTGCCCAGTAATCGGGCAAGCAGTCCAGATTCAAACGCACCTATTTCGTTCGATGAACTGACGAACATGCCGTTTACAGCGGCTACACGTCCGCGCATGTGATCGGGCGGAAAAATTTGCAGAATCGTTTGACGGATAATTACACTGACACTGTCGAAAGCGCCTGTCAGGCCAAGCATAATCAACGACAGATAAAAATTTGTCGATAGGGAAAATACGATTGTCGCTACGCCAAAACCGGCCACCGCCAGCAGCATATTTCGCCACGCATTATGGGTAGGCGGATGTTTGGTCATGTAGGCCATAGTCAGTAGCGCCCCAACAGATGGAGCGGCCCGCAAAAAGCCCAGACCTTCGGCACCTACTTTCAGAATGTCTTCGGCAAAGACCGGCAAAATGGCCACGACGCCCCCAAACAACACAGAGAACAAATCGAGCGAAATAGCGTAGAGAACGATCTGGGTTTTAAACACGAACCGGAACCCTTCTTTCAGGCTTTCACTGAGCTTCAGCACCGGCAAGTCATTGACAGGCATAGGCTTGCGATCAATGAGCGAAATCAACACGAAGCAAACAACAAGCAGGGCAATCACGGCAATCAGGCTATTGTCAAAGCCAACCCAACTGTATAAAAACCCGGCCAACCCCGGCCCTATTATGGCGCCTGCCTGCCAAAACGAACTACTCCAGGTAGCCGAGTTTGGATAGAGTTCGCGCGGTACTAAAAACGGCTTTAGCGAAGAACTGGCAGGAGAATAAAACCCTTTAGCGGTTCCAATCAGCATAAGTACCCCATAAATAGTAGCCAGCCGTGCCGTTTGCGACAACCCTACCGCCACAGAGGGCTGAAAAACCAGATACAGAATAACTGACCCTAACAGAATAACCAGCAAACTCCATTGCAGAATTCGCTTCTTATCCCGACGGTCGGCCAGGTGGCCCCCAAACAGGGATAGCGCAATAAACGGAATCGCTTCGGCAAGGCCAACCAGCCCCAGCATCAGCGGATCATGAGTCATTTTATACAATTCATACCCCAGCGTAACCTCCTGAATCAGCAGCGTAGCCGTAATCAGGAAACTGTTCATTACGAAATAACGAAATTCAGGAATTCGGAGGGATGCGAAAGTGTCGACCGGGGACTGTTGAGCCATACTGTTGTCGGCGTATACTATATTTACCGCCTGAGTGTTTGATTTATCAACCCAAAACCATGCAAGCTCCGTTCCGAACAAGGGTTAAAATTTGTTGCATCAGCAGTCTTGAAGAAGCCCAGCTAGCGATTCGTCTGGGTGCCGATGCGCTTGGTCTGGTGGGCCGTATGCCCAGTGGACCCGGTGTAGTGGGCGATGAACTGGCTGCACAAATTGTTCAGGCCACGCCCCCGCCCCTGGCTACATTCATGCTCACCAGCGAAACGAATGTGGCCGACATTCTGGCCCATCAGCAGCGTGTAGGGGCCAACACCATCCAGCTCGTAGACGCTGTTCCTGCCGACACCTACGCCCAGCTTCATGCCGCGCTACCGACTGTAAAAGTGGTTCAGGTTATTCATGTCATTGACGAAAAAAATGTTACCGAAGCGTTGCTTGCCGTTCAGTATGGAGTCGATGCCCTGCTTCTCGACTCAGGCAACCCTACTCTGGCGGTGAAAGAACTGGGCGGCACCGGGCGGGTTCATAACTGGCAGGTAAGCCGACAAATCGTGGAGCAATCGCCAGTACCGGTGTTTCTGGCGGGTGGTTTGAACCCGACCAACGTTCGGGAAGCGATTAATGCAGTGCACCCTTATGGCCTTGACATTTGCAGTGGTGTGCGAACGAATGGGCAGTTGGATGCGCAGAAACTGGAAGCGTTTATGCATGCGATAAATCCTTAGTTTTACTGAAACGAAACCGTACTCGCCGGGTTATTCATTCATTGTTGGTTCCTGAACCTAAACGGCTTACTCATGCGCAGTCTCACAATTCAGATACCGCAGCCCTGCCACGAACGGTGGGACGACATGCAACCGAACGAACAAGGTCGATTCTGTGCCAGTTGCCAGAAAACGGTAGTTGATTACACGGCATTATCGGATCAGGAATTGGTGCGATTGCTTAGTAAGACATCGGGAAGCAGTTGCGGGCGCCTTCGGAACGAACAACTGGATCGACCTCTGGGGTTGGCAAACCCGTCCATCGCTTCCAGTTGGCGGCATTGGGTCGGACTGCTCACGATGAGCTTGTTCGGCTGGCAAACGGCAAGGGCGCAACTTAATCCGGCCAGAAAACCAGCCCAACCAGCGTCTATACGACCAGACTTTGCTGTCAATACGCTTCCTGCACGAACGAGTGCGTCTCCTCCAACGAAGATGGATATTGTAGGGCGGGCCATGCTAATGGACTCCGCTGGAAACCTGTCACCGGCTTTGGAAGCGTATGTATCTATTTCGCTTCATGGCGAGAATTGGCAAACACAAACGGATAGCACCGGTGCATTCAGCCTTCAGGTTCCTGGTCAACTACAGGTTACAGACCTTAAAATTCAGGTGATGACACCAGGGCGGGCGTCAGGAAATAGTACGTTCAGCGTATCACCGTCAACGTGTTCGGTTGTATTGAATGACATTGTGCTACAGAAACCTATGGCTCCACGAACGATCTCTACTGGGGGTCTGGTCCTCATTAAAACACCTTCCCGCTGGCAGAAGTTGACGCGTAAATTATTCAAATAAACGCGATCTATGAGATTTTGACCGCATAGCGGTCGAACGTTTGTAGAAAAAATTCCAGTTGAGTTAACTAGCGTGCCGTAGGTACGCCACCTTTGGCCATTGTTGCGTACCTACGGCACGCTAGTTAACTCAACTGGAATTTTTTCTACAAACATGTCGTACCTACGGCACTTAAACGAGTAATAATCAGACATGAAACCTCATAGTTAGCGTTAAATAAGAACATCTCTTTTCATGACCTCTAAAAAACAAAAACGCCCGAACCAATTGGCCCGGGCGTTTCAATTCTGCCGATTACCCTTAGGCTACGACAATTTCTTTAACTAATTTCTCTTCTTTCACTTCCACTTTAGGCAATTCAACAGTTAGAATTCCATCTGTGTAAGCGGCTTTGATTGCGTCGGCATTAACCGTTTTTGGTAATTTAAACGCACGTTCAAATGAATTTAAGCTGAACTCGTGCCGGGTAAATTTGTCGGCGGTTTCTTCTGTTTTCGCTTCCGATTGATAGCCAATCGTCAGTTTGTTATTTTCCACGTTGATCTTCAAATCTTCTTTTTTCAAGCCGGGAGCGGCCAGTTCAAGAAGGAATGCCGTTTCGGTTTCTTTCACGTTCACGGCTGGTACGTTAGGCGTCGTGTTCTGATACCGATTGATAACGGGACGGCTATAAAAAGGGTTGAAAAAGGTAGGGAGGTTATTATATCGAACTAAGGTTGCCATGTTCTTATTTATTTTAGTAGGTTGTTTATTGTCAAACACAAACAGCCTTGCTCAAATGGCGTACCAAATCTAAAACTTTAACTAATGCTGTCAGTTTGTCTTAATTAGTTCAATAACGGGTAAATTATACTGTCATTTTGGCGCATTTTTGAGAATTACGGTGAAATTCTAATGATAAAATGTCTTACCTGCTGGCATTACGTTTTTTAGGTTTTTGTCATGGCTCCGGCCACCCGGACCGACGAAGAAGGGATCTTCGGATGAGACGAAGTGCTCCAATTTACCGAAGATCCCTCCTTCGTCGGTCCGGGTGGCCGGAGCCGTGACAAAAACACAGGACCACAAAAAGCCTAAATAAACTCATTACAATTCATCACTGAACTTCTGCATAAGCACAATTCATTACACCTACTCCACTCACTTCACCATAATGGCTCTCAGCCAACAATAACCTTCACCAGTAAATACAAAATGGATGGGCAAAGTAAACAGCCCAGGCCTGTATAAAACGTGGCTGTCATGGCTCCATACGGAACAAGTTTTGGGTCTGTGGAAGCCAGCCCTGCCGCTACCCCACTTGTGGTGCCGATTAAACCGCCAAAGACCATAGCCGTTGCCGGATTATTTAACCCGATAACCCGTGCAACGAGGGGTGTACAAATAGTAATGGCGATCGATTTCACGAGACCGGTAGCTATACTTATGGCGATCACGTCAGACGATGCACCAATGGCGGCACCCGTTACGGGCCCAACAACGAATGTGCAGGCTCCAGCCCCAATGGTTGTGATACTTATCGCATCCCTATACCCCATGAAATAAGCAATGGTAGCTCCAGTAAAGAAAGTAAGTATCACGCCAACAAAAAGCGAAATGATACCCGCCAGGCCCGTTTTCCTGACAACGACGAAACTGACGCCCATAGCCGTTGACACAATAGCGAAATCGCGGAACATGGCGCCCCCCATCAGCTCGAACCCACTTAATTCTTTTATGTCGGCGATACCTTTGCTCCCGCCAGAAACAACACCCCCTATATACGCTAGTACCAACCCAAGAAAGATAGCGATGGCCGATCCCGGAATTTTTTTGCGGGTCAGTTTCTCCGACAGGAAATCGGATGA contains:
- a CDS encoding SMP-30/gluconolactonase/LRE family protein — encoded protein: MKHFAFFLSLAVGSVSLLALTPSARPKPMKLVKVWETDTTLRTPESVLYDGSNTLYVANIDGKAGELDGSGFISKVTLDGKIENLRWTSGLNAPKGMGLYKNRLYVTDVYRLVCINTENGQAEKTWDAVGKGGFLNDVTVAKDGTVYVSDNQNDKIYRLKDDKWEVWMEGEQLNKPNGVLAVGKDKLMVGSTKIGALRSVDLATKTMTTLADGMAATDGIAAEGKGNYFVSDWNGQVFHVNADGSKEQLLDTREQKINAADLDYVARKKLLIVPTFYKNSLVAYRVE
- a CDS encoding MFS transporter, encoding MAQQSPVDTFASLRIPEFRYFVMNSFLITATLLIQEVTLGYELYKMTHDPLMLGLVGLAEAIPFIALSLFGGHLADRRDKKRILQWSLLVILLGSVILYLVFQPSVAVGLSQTARLATIYGVLMLIGTAKGFYSPASSSLKPFLVPRELYPNSATWSSSFWQAGAIIGPGLAGFLYSWVGFDNSLIAVIALLVVCFVLISLIDRKPMPVNDLPVLKLSESLKEGFRFVFKTQIVLYAISLDLFSVLFGGVVAILPVFAEDILKVGAEGLGFLRAAPSVGALLTMAYMTKHPPTHNAWRNMLLAVAGFGVATIVFSLSTNFYLSLIMLGLTGAFDSVSVIIRQTILQIFPPDHMRGRVAAVNGMFVSSSNEIGAFESGLLARLLGTVPSVMLGGVVTLVVVGYVYAKSKALFAVRLS
- a CDS encoding phosphoribosylanthranilate isomerase; its protein translation is MQAPFRTRVKICCISSLEEAQLAIRLGADALGLVGRMPSGPGVVGDELAAQIVQATPPPLATFMLTSETNVADILAHQQRVGANTIQLVDAVPADTYAQLHAALPTVKVVQVIHVIDEKNVTEALLAVQYGVDALLLDSGNPTLAVKELGGTGRVHNWQVSRQIVEQSPVPVFLAGGLNPTNVREAINAVHPYGLDICSGVRTNGQLDAQKLEAFMHAINP
- a CDS encoding Hsp20/alpha crystallin family protein, with the protein product MATLVRYNNLPTFFNPFYSRPVINRYQNTTPNVPAVNVKETETAFLLELAAPGLKKEDLKINVENNKLTIGYQSEAKTEETADKFTRHEFSLNSFERAFKLPKTVNADAIKAAYTDGILTVELPKVEVKEEKLVKEIVVA
- the madM gene encoding malonate transporter subunit MadM; its protein translation is MEYITTLLAKNGLVVAFLSVGLIMYSSDFLSEKLTRKKIPGSAIAIFLGLVLAYIGGVVSGGSKGIADIKELSGFELMGGAMFRDFAIVSTAMGVSFVVVRKTGLAGIISLFVGVILTFFTGATIAYFMGYRDAISITTIGAGACTFVVGPVTGAAIGASSDVIAISIATGLVKSIAITICTPLVARVIGLNNPATAMVFGGLIGTTSGVAAGLASTDPKLVPYGAMTATFYTGLGCLLCPSILYLLVKVIVG